Proteins encoded in a region of the Nitrospira sp. genome:
- the nhaR gene encoding transcriptional activator NhaR, with the protein MDWLNYHHLLYFWSVAKHGTVTKACEELRLAQPTISGQIHLLEHTLGEKLFVRTGRRLALTEMGQLVFKYAEDIFATGQELMNTVKGHANGQPARLIVGIADAVPKPLATRLLKSALKLYRPIRLICQEDTLGQLLTDLSCHRLDLIIADTPAPSSSKEHTYSHPLGESGVSLFATAKLTAQYRRGFPQSLRGAPILLPASNTGLRRLLDQWLINHGLHPNIVGEFDDSATLKAFGQDGYGIFPGVSVMEKEICRQYRVQVVGQLEVLTQHFYAITVERRLKHPVVLTLVRTARQELLG; encoded by the coding sequence ATGGATTGGCTGAACTATCACCATCTTTTGTATTTCTGGTCCGTCGCCAAGCACGGGACCGTGACGAAAGCCTGCGAAGAACTCCGTCTGGCGCAACCCACGATCAGCGGACAGATCCACCTCTTGGAACATACGTTGGGAGAAAAGTTATTCGTACGAACCGGCCGCCGCCTGGCGCTGACGGAGATGGGCCAGCTTGTGTTCAAGTACGCGGAGGACATCTTCGCGACCGGTCAAGAGCTGATGAACACGGTCAAAGGGCATGCGAACGGACAACCGGCTCGGTTGATCGTCGGCATCGCGGACGCAGTCCCAAAACCGCTGGCAACCCGACTTCTCAAATCAGCGCTGAAACTCTATCGGCCGATTCGCTTAATCTGTCAGGAAGATACACTTGGCCAACTGTTGACCGATCTGTCATGCCATCGATTGGATCTGATCATCGCTGACACACCTGCCCCATCAAGCAGCAAAGAACACACCTACAGTCATCCTTTGGGAGAATCGGGAGTATCGCTGTTTGCGACGGCCAAGCTGACGGCACAATATCGTCGGGGTTTTCCGCAGTCGTTAAGGGGTGCACCCATCCTCCTCCCCGCATCCAATACCGGGCTTCGACGACTGCTCGACCAATGGCTGATCAACCATGGGCTGCATCCGAACATTGTAGGTGAGTTCGATGACAGTGCGACCTTAAAGGCATTCGGCCAGGACGGATATGGGATCTTTCCCGGTGTGTCCGTGATGGAGAAGGAGATCTGCCGCCAATATCGGGTGCAGGTGGTTGGGCAACTGGAGGTTCTCACACAGCATTTCTACGCGATCACTGTAGAGAGACGGCTTAAGCATCCGGTCGTCCTTACTCTCGTCCGGACTGCGCGGCAAGAACTGCTTGGCTGA
- a CDS encoding thioredoxin domain-containing protein, with amino-acid sequence MNWTTGQRWVQLMVYSGLLWSSSVFGGNASEADVRMRGQANAPLTLIEYSDFTCGYCLKFFKRTWPRIQAQYVDTGKVRFVYRDFPRGDQGAGLDAAVAARCAGAQGQYWAMHDRLFSEGGQLDKQVYLRHAAALSLDRPAFERCMNDGRYTKLIFEDRQEANQWGFHGTPGFILVRTAAEPTEKEPAVAIPGAFPFEMFAEEIDRLLASDKK; translated from the coding sequence ATGAACTGGACGACTGGACAACGGTGGGTTCAGCTGATGGTTTATAGCGGCCTCCTCTGGTCGTCCTCCGTCTTCGGCGGAAATGCATCCGAAGCCGATGTGCGAATGCGAGGACAGGCCAATGCACCTCTGACCTTGATCGAATACTCTGATTTCACGTGCGGCTATTGCTTGAAATTTTTCAAGCGTACGTGGCCACGGATTCAGGCTCAGTACGTCGATACTGGGAAAGTGCGATTTGTTTACCGGGATTTTCCGCGTGGCGACCAAGGGGCTGGGCTGGATGCGGCGGTGGCGGCGCGATGTGCCGGTGCCCAAGGTCAGTATTGGGCGATGCATGATCGGTTGTTTTCCGAAGGGGGACAGCTGGACAAGCAGGTGTATTTACGACATGCCGCGGCATTGAGCTTGGATCGACCTGCATTTGAACGGTGTATGAACGACGGGCGGTATACGAAGCTGATTTTCGAAGATCGCCAGGAAGCCAATCAGTGGGGGTTTCACGGAACCCCTGGGTTCATCCTTGTGCGGACGGCCGCCGAGCCGACGGAAAAGGAGCCGGCGGTTGCGATCCCCGGAGCATTCCCATTCGAGATGTTCGCAGAAGAAATCGATCGACTTCTGGCGAGCGACAAAAAATAG
- a CDS encoding aldehyde dehydrogenase family protein — MQASRPFLVHGQWKSGELSASVVDPFTGKLVAQVAQATESDVEQAIASASSATATMGQLPGHARYNMLQQIAALLYRRREEFAQTITAEAGKPITDAKREVSRAIQTFTVAAEEARRIPGEVVPLDWTPGSDTHLGLLRRFPIGPILGITPFNFPLNLVAHKVAPALASGNPILIKPAPQTPLTALLLGEIALEAGVPPGGLNVVPCDNLLAERMVVDPRFKLLSFTGSASVGWTLKAKCGKKKVTLELGGNAGVIIEPDADLELVAQRCAVGGFGYAGQTCISVQRVFVHHSVADVFTTKLLMHVARLKVGDPADETTSVGPLIDQAAAQRVENWIGEAVADGARVLLGGKRMGSLVEATVLSNVKPDMKVSCKEVFGPVVTVTPYRQLSEAVALLNQSDYGLQAGIFTQDINKIFYAFRHVEVGALLANEIPTFRADHMPYGGVKDSGLGREGVRAAMEDMTEPRMLIMNLKDPHHFPEKSV, encoded by the coding sequence GTGCAGGCATCCCGTCCGTTCCTCGTTCATGGCCAATGGAAGTCAGGCGAACTCTCGGCCTCGGTCGTAGATCCGTTCACCGGGAAGCTCGTGGCTCAGGTTGCGCAAGCGACCGAGTCCGATGTCGAACAGGCCATCGCGTCAGCTTCCAGTGCGACTGCTACCATGGGGCAGCTTCCGGGACATGCTCGATACAACATGCTCCAACAGATCGCGGCGTTGCTCTATCGACGTCGCGAGGAGTTCGCACAGACCATCACAGCCGAGGCCGGTAAGCCGATCACCGACGCGAAGCGGGAAGTCAGCCGGGCAATCCAAACCTTCACGGTGGCAGCTGAAGAGGCACGACGGATTCCGGGCGAGGTGGTACCGCTCGATTGGACCCCCGGCTCTGATACGCATCTTGGCCTGCTTCGACGTTTTCCGATCGGTCCGATTCTCGGCATCACACCGTTCAACTTTCCGCTCAATCTCGTGGCGCACAAGGTGGCGCCGGCCCTCGCGTCCGGCAACCCGATTCTCATCAAACCTGCCCCTCAAACGCCGTTGACCGCGCTGCTCCTGGGAGAGATCGCCTTAGAGGCGGGAGTTCCTCCGGGTGGGCTCAATGTGGTGCCGTGCGATAACCTTCTCGCCGAGCGGATGGTGGTCGATCCACGATTCAAATTGCTCAGTTTCACCGGCAGCGCGTCGGTGGGATGGACGTTGAAGGCCAAGTGTGGAAAGAAAAAAGTCACGCTCGAACTCGGGGGCAACGCAGGCGTGATCATCGAGCCCGATGCCGATCTTGAGCTTGTCGCTCAGCGTTGCGCGGTAGGTGGATTTGGGTATGCCGGTCAGACCTGCATTTCAGTGCAGCGGGTGTTCGTCCACCATTCGGTAGCCGATGTGTTTACGACCAAGTTGCTGATGCATGTCGCTCGGCTGAAAGTGGGAGATCCTGCCGATGAGACGACGAGCGTCGGTCCCCTCATCGATCAGGCAGCCGCTCAGCGGGTGGAGAACTGGATCGGCGAAGCTGTCGCGGACGGAGCGCGCGTCCTGTTGGGCGGGAAGCGGATGGGATCGCTTGTTGAGGCCACGGTGCTGTCGAATGTGAAGCCCGACATGAAGGTTTCCTGCAAGGAGGTGTTCGGGCCGGTTGTCACCGTCACGCCGTATCGGCAGCTCAGCGAGGCCGTGGCGCTGCTCAATCAATCGGACTACGGATTGCAGGCCGGCATCTTTACGCAGGACATCAACAAGATCTTTTACGCCTTTCGCCACGTGGAGGTCGGAGCCCTGTTGGCAAACGAGATTCCGACGTTCCGGGCCGACCATATGCCCTACGGCGGCGTGAAAGATTCCGGGTTAGGACGGGAGGGCGTTCGTGCCGCGATGGAGGATATGACGGAGCCGCGGATGCTCATCATGAATCTGAAAGACCCACACCACTTCCCCGAAAAAAGTGTCTAG
- the speB gene encoding agmatinase produces MTLPVGWEGPNHNFLGIDEPWCHPDHAGVYVLPVPYEHSSSYIRGSDRGPSAILEASAQVEFYDEQLGCEPFREWGGIATASPLDLNGNVDRAAVDAIEAFVSPHVGTGRFVIMLTGEHTGALGAIRAHAKRYPRMTVVQIDAHGDLRDAYQGNPFSHASVMARVVEDGLSLVQVGIRSISREEVARIDATARIKTFFAATILDPSGPYEGKASSWIPDVVAACRTPVYLTFDCDGLDASIVPALGTPEPGGLGWYDTLNLITALANGPGIVGMDVSEIAPIEGFVAPQFSIARLIYRILGRIKAGRRVY; encoded by the coding sequence ATGACGCTTCCCGTCGGTTGGGAAGGGCCGAATCACAACTTTTTGGGGATCGACGAGCCCTGGTGTCACCCGGACCACGCGGGTGTCTATGTGCTGCCGGTTCCCTACGAACACAGTTCCAGTTATATCCGTGGGTCGGACCGTGGCCCCTCGGCTATCCTTGAAGCTTCCGCCCAGGTCGAATTCTACGACGAACAACTCGGATGTGAACCATTTCGAGAATGGGGCGGAATCGCAACGGCTTCACCGTTAGATCTCAACGGGAATGTCGATCGCGCGGCCGTCGACGCGATCGAAGCGTTCGTCTCACCGCACGTAGGAACCGGACGGTTTGTAATTATGCTGACGGGCGAACACACTGGGGCATTGGGAGCGATTCGAGCCCATGCGAAACGATATCCGCGGATGACCGTTGTGCAGATCGATGCCCATGGAGATCTCCGGGATGCCTATCAAGGCAATCCGTTCAGCCATGCCAGCGTCATGGCGCGGGTGGTGGAAGACGGCTTATCCTTGGTACAAGTGGGTATTCGGTCGATCAGCCGAGAAGAGGTCGCTCGTATCGATGCCACGGCCCGCATCAAGACGTTTTTTGCAGCCACCATCCTGGATCCATCCGGCCCGTACGAAGGCAAAGCATCGAGCTGGATACCTGACGTGGTTGCGGCCTGCCGAACGCCCGTGTACCTGACATTCGACTGCGATGGGCTGGATGCGTCGATCGTTCCCGCCTTGGGCACTCCCGAGCCGGGTGGCCTCGGGTGGTATGATACCCTCAATCTCATCACGGCACTGGCCAACGGACCTGGTATCGTCGGCATGGATGTCAGCGAGATCGCTCCTATCGAAGGATTCGTGGCGCCGCAATTTTCCATCGCGCGTTTGATCTATCGTATACTGGGTCGCATCAAAGCTGGCCGGCGCGTGTATTAA
- a CDS encoding TolC family protein, whose product MIALVLAIVTLLPMTALAEPAIDSRTVQAQSTRTAPLTIDEVLARIELTHPLLRAMGAERVKARAKILKALAAWEPTFKNITKMERYQTWNLTTSPRTFDGQTGGFSDTILEVGHPWGFTVAGGFRSGIGDRGTLNFTAFPADALLFYPQQQFYFGGSFHLLRGLMMNEENAQFQQAELAGSQAEIKVAQKRQDLYLAGAVEYWDWQVAVKQAEIVKRALAVAEERLVQVEGLAKGGKVAPLDVIEASQEVQKRQEAAITAQRKVEYEQYKLSLYLWENGEPVTPRPEWAPEFQGETPLPTNDEVAAYKVEAKEARPEVRDLYLEAKLNNIDIKLAKNKLLPALDLEGGPPSGVTDWIIGIGYRVGIHAEMPLFNREARGKVMAAETSQQQWALKQRYAEQQVNFDVDNWLSAQVRARDRVTVATEALRLAKTLEEGERTRFNLGATTVLFVNLRERNVVASAYQLYRAQADYAVARGGMLWARGALSQPWPTASLAKYGNPMTAAGMNGYKQPGRD is encoded by the coding sequence ATGATTGCTCTGGTATTGGCCATTGTGACTCTCCTGCCAATGACCGCACTGGCGGAACCGGCGATCGACTCGAGGACCGTGCAGGCCCAGTCGACTCGCACCGCTCCACTGACCATCGATGAAGTGCTGGCTCGCATCGAGTTGACGCATCCGCTGCTTCGGGCGATGGGGGCCGAGCGAGTAAAGGCCCGGGCCAAGATCCTGAAGGCGCTCGCGGCCTGGGAACCGACGTTCAAGAACATTACAAAGATGGAACGTTATCAAACTTGGAATCTCACGACGTCTCCCCGTACATTTGATGGACAAACGGGGGGATTTTCCGACACCATCCTCGAGGTCGGGCATCCCTGGGGCTTCACGGTCGCTGGCGGGTTCCGCAGCGGCATCGGGGATCGCGGCACTCTCAACTTCACTGCTTTCCCCGCTGATGCGCTGCTCTTCTATCCTCAGCAGCAATTCTACTTCGGCGGGTCGTTCCATCTGCTGCGAGGCCTCATGATGAATGAGGAGAACGCCCAGTTTCAACAGGCCGAACTCGCGGGGTCGCAAGCGGAGATCAAGGTGGCGCAGAAACGGCAGGACCTCTATCTCGCCGGCGCCGTGGAGTACTGGGATTGGCAGGTCGCCGTGAAACAAGCCGAGATAGTGAAGCGCGCCTTGGCCGTTGCCGAGGAGCGCTTGGTCCAGGTCGAAGGGTTGGCCAAGGGCGGGAAGGTCGCGCCGCTCGATGTGATCGAGGCGAGCCAAGAGGTTCAGAAGCGGCAAGAGGCAGCCATCACCGCGCAACGGAAGGTGGAGTATGAGCAGTACAAACTGTCCCTCTATCTCTGGGAGAACGGCGAGCCGGTGACGCCGCGACCGGAGTGGGCGCCGGAATTCCAGGGCGAAACGCCGCTCCCGACCAACGACGAGGTCGCGGCCTATAAAGTGGAGGCGAAAGAAGCTCGGCCGGAAGTGCGGGATCTCTACCTCGAAGCCAAGCTGAACAATATCGACATCAAGCTCGCCAAAAACAAACTGCTCCCGGCGTTGGATCTTGAAGGAGGGCCGCCCTCTGGTGTCACGGACTGGATTATCGGAATCGGGTATCGGGTCGGCATACACGCTGAGATGCCGCTGTTCAACCGGGAAGCGCGTGGGAAGGTCATGGCCGCGGAAACGAGCCAGCAACAATGGGCGTTGAAACAGCGCTATGCCGAGCAACAAGTCAACTTCGACGTGGATAACTGGCTCTCGGCCCAAGTGCGCGCCAGAGACCGGGTGACGGTGGCGACGGAAGCCCTGCGGTTGGCCAAGACGTTGGAAGAAGGTGAGCGCACGAGGTTTAACCTGGGGGCCACCACCGTGTTATTCGTGAACCTCCGTGAGCGCAACGTGGTGGCATCGGCGTACCAGCTGTATCGGGCGCAGGCCGACTATGCGGTGGCCCGTGGAGGGATGCTGTGGGCAAGGGGCGCGTTGTCGCAGCCCTGGCCGACGGCGTCCTTGGCGAAGTATGGAAATCCGATGACGGCGGCGGGCATGAACGGGTACAAACAACCGGGCCGCGATTAA
- a CDS encoding TolC family protein, translating into MGKGRVVAALADGVLGEVWKSDDGGGHERVQTTGPRLIRHKEHPSMAALLLVILIWLPVTTLAEPVRDSSVLKAQSARTELLTINEVLARIELTHPLLRAAGVERMKARAKILKALGAWEPAFKANMQVARFQTWNFLSTLDENTGGFVDTELEVGHPWGFRVFGGLRNGFGDDRTMFIHAAIPDAQMFYSMQQLNVGGSFKLLRGLMINDEYAEFQKAELAGPQAEIAVAHERQDLYLAGAVQYWDWQVAVKQAEIVKRALAVADERLVQVEGLAKGGQATPLDVIEVNKEVQIRREAAIAAQRKVEYEQYKLSLYLWENGEPVTPRPEWAPEFQGETPLPTNDEVAAYKVEAKEARPEVRDLYIEAKMNNIDIKLAKNYLLPQLDVGGGLHPEAADWLVGVGYTFQSRFAMPLFQREGRGKVMTAEADQQQLVLKQLYTEQQVSVDVDNWLSAQVRARDRVKVATQALRLAKTLEEGERTRFNMGVTTVLFVNLRERNVVESAYQLYRAQADYAVARGGMLWARGVLSKPWPESELAKYGNPLTAAGMNGYKQPGRD; encoded by the coding sequence GTGGGCAAGGGGCGCGTTGTCGCAGCCCTGGCCGACGGCGTCCTTGGCGAAGTATGGAAATCCGATGACGGCGGCGGGCATGAACGGGTACAAACAACCGGGCCGCGATTAATCCGGCACAAGGAGCATCCTTCGATGGCCGCTCTATTACTCGTGATTCTGATCTGGCTTCCCGTGACGACACTGGCGGAACCGGTGCGCGATTCAAGCGTGTTGAAAGCGCAGTCCGCCCGCACCGAGCTCCTGACCATCAACGAAGTGCTCGCCCGTATCGAGTTGACGCATCCGCTGCTTCGGGCGGCCGGGGTTGAACGGATGAAAGCCCGGGCGAAGATCCTGAAGGCGCTCGGGGCCTGGGAACCGGCGTTCAAGGCAAATATGCAGGTCGCTCGTTTTCAGACTTGGAATTTCCTGAGCACCCTCGATGAGAATACGGGGGGATTTGTAGACACCGAGCTCGAGGTCGGGCATCCCTGGGGCTTCCGGGTCTTTGGCGGGCTCCGCAACGGCTTTGGGGATGACCGTACGATGTTCATCCATGCTGCCATCCCTGATGCCCAGATGTTCTATTCTATGCAGCAACTGAACGTCGGTGGGTCGTTCAAGCTGCTGCGAGGCCTCATGATCAACGACGAGTACGCCGAGTTTCAAAAGGCCGAACTCGCGGGGCCGCAGGCGGAGATCGCGGTGGCGCACGAACGGCAAGACCTCTATCTCGCCGGTGCCGTGCAGTACTGGGATTGGCAGGTCGCCGTGAAACAAGCCGAGATTGTGAAGCGCGCCTTGGCCGTTGCCGACGAGCGCTTGGTCCAGGTCGAAGGGTTGGCCAAGGGCGGGCAGGCGACGCCGCTCGATGTGATCGAGGTGAACAAAGAGGTTCAGATTCGGCGAGAGGCAGCCATTGCCGCCCAGCGGAAGGTGGAGTATGAGCAGTACAAACTGTCCCTCTATCTCTGGGAGAACGGCGAGCCGGTGACGCCGCGACCGGAGTGGGCGCCGGAATTCCAGGGCGAAACGCCGCTCCCGACCAACGACGAGGTCGCGGCCTATAAAGTGGAGGCGAAAGAAGCTCGGCCGGAAGTGAGGGACCTCTACATCGAAGCCAAGATGAACAATATCGACATCAAGCTCGCCAAGAACTACCTGCTCCCACAGTTGGATGTTGGGGGGGGGCTACATCCAGAGGCCGCGGACTGGCTTGTGGGAGTCGGGTATACGTTCCAGTCGAGGTTTGCGATGCCGCTGTTCCAGCGGGAAGGGCGTGGGAAGGTCATGACCGCAGAAGCGGACCAGCAACAATTGGTCCTGAAACAGCTGTACACCGAGCAACAAGTCAGCGTCGACGTGGACAACTGGCTCTCGGCCCAAGTGCGGGCTAGAGACCGGGTGAAGGTTGCGACGCAAGCGCTGCGGTTGGCGAAGACGCTGGAGGAGGGCGAACGGACCCGATTCAATATGGGCGTGACCACCGTCCTCTTTGTGAACCTCCGTGAGCGCAACGTGGTGGAATCGGCGTACCAGCTGTATCGGGCGCAGGCCGACTACGCGGTGGCGCGTGGAGGTATGTTGTGGGCCAGGGGAGTCTTGTCGAAGCCGTGGCCCGAAAGCGAGTTGGCCAAGTACGGGAACCCTCTGACGGCGGCCGGCATGAACGGCTACAAACAACCGGGACGCGATTGA
- a CDS encoding pseudouridine synthase, producing MAQSIRINKFFTEHGICSRREADGLIESGVITINGRVAKLGDQVSSNDIIAREGCVIPWGKANLYIKYHKPVGVTTTSESHIPRNIIAEIGHPERIFPIGRLDKDSSGLILLTNDGDIVNEILRTEFGHEREYLVQVDHPLDQSFLHQLSRGVVILGSRTKPCRTRRAGRDQFRIILTEGRNRQIRRMCQALGYRVTKLHRTRIMHITAEGLGVGEWKELTSQEREQLMQAVGRYHAGWVSS from the coding sequence GTGGCGCAATCCATTCGCATCAATAAGTTCTTCACGGAACATGGGATCTGTTCCCGGCGCGAGGCAGACGGTCTCATTGAGTCGGGCGTTATCACGATCAACGGCCGGGTGGCGAAGCTCGGCGACCAGGTATCGTCCAATGACATCATCGCCCGGGAAGGCTGTGTGATCCCCTGGGGCAAAGCGAATCTCTATATCAAGTATCATAAGCCGGTCGGCGTCACGACAACGAGCGAATCGCATATCCCCCGGAATATTATCGCTGAGATTGGGCATCCGGAACGGATCTTCCCGATCGGGCGCCTCGATAAAGATTCATCCGGTCTGATCTTGCTGACGAACGACGGCGACATCGTGAACGAAATCCTCCGCACCGAATTCGGGCACGAACGAGAGTACCTGGTGCAGGTCGATCATCCGCTTGACCAATCGTTTTTGCATCAGCTGTCACGGGGCGTGGTTATTCTTGGAAGCAGGACGAAGCCCTGTCGGACGAGACGCGCCGGGCGTGATCAGTTTCGCATTATCTTAACGGAGGGACGGAACCGGCAGATCAGGCGTATGTGCCAGGCGCTTGGCTATCGCGTGACCAAGCTGCACCGAACGAGGATTATGCATATTACCGCCGAAGGGCTAGGCGTCGGTGAATGGAAGGAACTCACGAGTCAAGAGCGCGAACAACTTATGCAAGCCGTGGGACGGTATCACGCAGGTTGGGTCTCATCGTGA
- a CDS encoding arginine decarboxylase, pyruvoyl-dependent, which produces MVPTHMFLTRGVGVHKEKLASFEEALRSAGVAYCNLVSVSSILPPHCKIIPRKRGEKLLKPGEITFCVMARSETNERNRLISASVGLAKPTDRGTYGYLSEHHAHGETDEETGEYTEDLAAQMLATTLGVEFDPNVAWKEREQVFKMGGKIVRTLNITQSAVGKKGKWTTVIALAVFIPPENVPARSRK; this is translated from the coding sequence ATGGTACCTACGCATATGTTTTTAACGCGAGGTGTGGGGGTCCACAAGGAAAAGTTGGCCTCCTTCGAAGAGGCGCTGCGCAGCGCCGGTGTGGCCTACTGCAACCTCGTCAGCGTGTCGTCCATCCTTCCTCCCCATTGTAAAATCATCCCTCGGAAGCGCGGAGAGAAGCTGCTGAAACCGGGTGAAATCACGTTTTGTGTCATGGCGCGTTCGGAAACGAATGAACGGAACCGGCTCATCTCGGCGTCGGTCGGCCTTGCGAAGCCCACAGACCGGGGCACATACGGCTATTTATCGGAACACCATGCCCATGGTGAAACAGATGAGGAGACCGGAGAGTATACGGAAGATCTCGCAGCGCAGATGCTTGCGACGACCTTGGGTGTCGAGTTCGATCCGAACGTGGCCTGGAAAGAGCGCGAGCAGGTCTTTAAAATGGGTGGAAAAATCGTGAGAACCCTGAACATCACCCAATCAGCCGTCGGGAAAAAGGGTAAGTGGACCACGGTCATCGCGCTGGCTGTTTTCATCCCGCCGGAGAATGTGCCCGCCCGTTCTCGCAAGTAG
- a CDS encoding deoxyhypusine synthase family protein: protein MYPREFRDGAKDGLEALEPLDPDKITSFSDLLEAMGRTAFGGRHVGKAFDVLWAMIEDPDCQVVLTLSGAMTIAKMGKIITKMIDEGMVQCIVSTGALMAHGLSESVGKTHYRHDPSMSDEELFRKGYNRVYDTLEMEANLNYVEHVVAHTLKRLDHDRPLSSEVLTRELGKTLAEEIDGDGILKSAYLKKVPVYIPAFTDSEVGLDMGTWAMAREVDRARSQAGQGRDLDILRTIHQSCPSFNPYLDLNSYADHVLSAKRLGIFTIGGGVPRNWAQQVGPYIEIGNLRLGLNVKPPRFHYGVRICPEPDYWGGLSGCTYQEGLSWGKFVAPKDGGRFAEVLSDATVVWPLLMMGLLEKKRAGVSRRS, encoded by the coding sequence ATGTACCCACGCGAATTTCGTGACGGCGCAAAAGACGGATTGGAAGCGCTCGAACCGCTTGATCCCGACAAGATCACCTCGTTCAGTGATTTGCTTGAGGCCATGGGCAGGACGGCGTTCGGAGGGCGGCATGTCGGCAAGGCGTTCGATGTGCTCTGGGCGATGATCGAGGACCCTGACTGCCAGGTCGTGCTGACGTTGTCCGGCGCAATGACGATCGCCAAGATGGGCAAGATCATCACGAAGATGATCGACGAAGGAATGGTGCAATGCATCGTCTCGACCGGGGCGTTGATGGCCCATGGCCTCAGTGAGTCGGTCGGCAAGACGCATTATCGACACGATCCGTCGATGAGCGACGAAGAGCTCTTTCGCAAAGGGTACAATCGCGTCTACGACACGCTCGAGATGGAAGCGAATTTGAATTATGTCGAGCACGTCGTTGCGCACACCTTGAAGCGCCTCGATCATGATCGGCCGCTTTCATCGGAAGTCCTCACGAGGGAGCTGGGAAAAACGTTGGCGGAAGAAATAGACGGCGACGGAATTCTCAAGAGCGCCTACTTGAAGAAGGTACCGGTCTATATCCCGGCGTTCACTGATTCGGAAGTGGGACTGGACATGGGAACGTGGGCGATGGCTCGTGAGGTCGATCGAGCCCGATCTCAGGCAGGGCAGGGGAGAGATCTGGACATTTTACGAACGATCCATCAATCCTGTCCGTCATTCAATCCCTACCTCGATCTCAACAGCTATGCCGACCATGTCCTCTCCGCTAAACGACTTGGAATTTTCACGATCGGAGGAGGTGTTCCACGGAACTGGGCGCAACAGGTCGGTCCGTATATTGAAATCGGTAATCTTCGGTTGGGCCTGAACGTGAAGCCCCCTCGATTTCACTATGGGGTGAGAATTTGCCCCGAGCCGGACTACTGGGGGGGGCTCAGCGGCTGTACGTATCAAGAAGGACTTTCTTGGGGGAAATTTGTGGCACCGAAGGATGGTGGGCGATTCGCTGAAGTATTGAGCGATGCGACGGTCGTCTGGCCATTGTTGATGATGGGGCTTCTCGAAAAGAAGCGAGCTGGTGTGAGTCGCCGTTCATGA